The Deinococcus radiotolerans genomic sequence ACCCAAGCAACTGATCTCGGATACAGGGGCCTCCTCGTATCTGATCTTTGGGCTATTCAGCCTGCTGGGCTATCAATTCAGCCCAGAATTGGCGAACTTGCCCGAACGCCGCTACTGGCGGCTGAACCCACAGGCCAAGTACGGCGCATTAGACGCCATTGCCACCAACCATATTCAGTCCAAACTGATTACCGCGCACTGGGATGACCTCCTGCGGATTGCTGGATCGTTGGTGACCCGTCAGGTCAGAGCATCTGACCTGATTAAAGTCCTGGGCGTGACGCCCAAAAGCTCGGTGGTGCGGGCCGTAGAACACTTTGGCCGCATTTCGTACACCCAGCATCTGCTGACCTACCACGATGATCCGGTCTATCGCCGGGTCATCGGCACGCAGCGCAATCGCCAGGAGGCCAGGCATAGTCTGGGCCGCGCCCTGTTTCAGGGAGAACGTGGGGAGTTACGGCAACACTACTTGGCCGGGATGGAAGATCAGTTGGGCGCGCTGGGCTTGGTCATGAACGCCATCATCGTCTGGAATTCTAGATACATCGGTCTGGTGCTGGAACAGCTGCGGTCAGAGGGAAAAATGGTCAATCCAGAAGAGGCCAAGCGCCTTTCTCCACTGAAATATGAGCACATCCACCTCAAGGGTCGGTATCACTTCAATCTAGAGGAAACGACCCGTTCCGGAAAATTCAGAAAATTGCGTGCCCCAGGCGACGCTGAAGGCTGATGCACGACCCCCAAAACCCGACTCTCCGCTCCATTACTACCGCAATGCCCATCCGCACGAGTTGGCCCTTCACATGGAGAGCAGCGTCGAGATCAATTCAGCCTCTCAATCCGTACGGCTGCGCAACTGTGTCAACGACCGCTGGCTTGACGTGCGGGATATCGGCGCTGTCTGGTACCGCCGCCCCTTGCCCTTTCAACTGCCTGAGCACCTCTCCCACGATGAGCGGATGTTCGCGCGCAAAGAATTGTCTGAGTACCTGAGGGGCCTGTGGCTGTCCATGAACTGCTTCTGGATCGACCAGCCCCATCTCCTTCGTCAGGCGGACTACAAGCTGGAACAGCTGACGCGGGCCAAGCAATTCGGATTTCACATTCCCAGAACCATGATCACCAACGAGCCCGCGAAAGTGCGTGAATTTTACCGCGCCTGTGGCGGCCAAATGATCTACAAGGTCCTCTCCACGCCGTCACTGATGACGGACGAACGCCTGATGACCCGAACGGACATCGACACGGAACAGGCACAAACAGAAGTTCCAGAAGACCTGATCGTGAAAACAACGCTCGTAGGCGAGCCCGAAATGGAAGCGCTGGAGACCATTCGTCTGACGCCGTCCCTCTTTCAGGAGTACGTGCCCAAGCAACACGAGTTGCGCGTGACCGTCATTGGCAATGAAGTCTTCGCCGCAGAAATTCATTCGCAGGAACGGCCGGAAACCTCCATTGACTGGCGGGACTACAGCGTCTCGATTCCTTACCGCAAAGCAGACCTGCCCCCAGCCGTGGCCGATGCCTGCCTGGCCTTTGTCAAAGGCTATGGCCTGCACTACAGCGCCATGGACCTGATCTACACCCCCGATGGGCAGTACGTGTTCCTGGAGAACAACCCCAGTGGACAGTTTCTTTTCGTGGAGCATCAGGTTCCGGAATTACGCATGAAAGAAGCCATGTCCAATTGCCTGATTCGCGGTGGCGTGGCGTGATTGCCCAGCCGTCCTGCGCCAGGCGCACGCTCAAAGGCCTGACATGCATGGCCTGACCGCCCATATTGAGGCCCTGCAAAGCCTGCTGGACATGCCCGTCATGGTCTACGCGACCACGCCAGGGCGCTTTAAACCCGTTGAGGATTCAGACGTTGAGATCCTCCACCGCTGTGTCGTGATGACCCTGGCTGGTCAGCGCCGCCTGACGCTGGTGCTCCACACGACCGGT encodes the following:
- a CDS encoding MvdC/MvdD family ATP grasp protein, producing the protein MPQATLKADARPPKPDSPLHYYRNAHPHELALHMESSVEINSASQSVRLRNCVNDRWLDVRDIGAVWYRRPLPFQLPEHLSHDERMFARKELSEYLRGLWLSMNCFWIDQPHLLRQADYKLEQLTRAKQFGFHIPRTMITNEPAKVREFYRACGGQMIYKVLSTPSLMTDERLMTRTDIDTEQAQTEVPEDLIVKTTLVGEPEMEALETIRLTPSLFQEYVPKQHELRVTVIGNEVFAAEIHSQERPETSIDWRDYSVSIPYRKADLPPAVADACLAFVKGYGLHYSAMDLIYTPDGQYVFLENNPSGQFLFVEHQVPELRMKEAMSNCLIRGGVA